From a region of the Euwallacea similis isolate ESF13 chromosome 3, ESF131.1, whole genome shotgun sequence genome:
- the mRpL15 gene encoding large ribosomal subunit protein uL15m — protein MSQTVDRALNLLRVLPRVSLGNIRDNPGSRNSKKRGRAQHGGDKHGDGNKGSKSRQNYPRLGYETGNNPFYLRFPREPYYKGHHLKRQYPPLSLLQLQQLIDVNRVDTSKPVDLVAIINSGLYKLSVDEGHFGVNLTDEGADIFEAKINLEVQWASEPVIAAIERAGGVITTSYYDPHCLQVMVNSKKFFERGVPIPKRMFPPPDAIEFYSSAANRGYLADPDKISEERLVLAQKYGYNLPKIEEDAEYEMLTERKDPRQVFYGLNPGWIVNLKDKVILKPKEEELLEYYAS, from the exons ATGTCCCAAACAGTAGATAGGGCGCTAAATCTTCTAAGGGTCCTTCCTAGAGTATCTCTGGGCAATATTCGGGATAACCCAGGAtcaagaaat AGTAAAAAAAGAGGCAGAGCCCAGCATGGAGGTGACAAACACGGAGATGGTAACAAGGGTTCTAAATCCAGACAAAACTATCCTCGCTTGGGTTATGAGACTGGGAACAACCCTTTTTACCTGCGATTTCCTCGAGAACCATACTATAAAGGACATCA TTTAAAACGGCAATATCCCCCCTTATCCCTTCTCCAACTTCAACAGCTAATAGATGTAAACAGGGTTGACACCTCAAAACCTGTAGATTTGGTAGCGATTATAAACTCAGGTTTATACAAGTTATCTGTGGATGAAGGGCATTTTGGAGTTAATTTAACTGACGAAGGTGCTGATATTTTTGAGgcaaaaatcaatttggaAGTACAGTGGGCAAGTGAGCCTGTTATTGCTGCAATTGAAAGGGCCGGTGGGGTTATCACTACATCCTATTACGACCCACATTGTTTGCAAGTGATGGTGAACAGCAAAAAGTTCTTTGAAAGAGGAGTTCCAATTCCCAAAAGGATGTTTCCGCCTCCTGATGCAATTGAGTTTTATTCAAGTGCAGCTAATCGGGGATATCTAGCTGATCCAGATAAAATATCTGAAGAAAGGCTAGTTTTAGCCCAAAAATATGGGTATAATTTGCCTAAGATTGAAGAGGACGCAGAATATGAAATGTTAACTGAAAGAAAAGATCCGAGGCAGGTGTTTTACGGTCTCAATCCTGGTTggattgtaaatttgaaagatAAAGTTATTCTGAAGCCCAAAGAGGAGGAATTGTTGGAATATTATGCTTCATag
- the LOC136420161 gene encoding uncharacterized protein isoform X4 — MSESNKIGEGHGSSVAPVPEPALKTWVKFDDETAKSKPTATNTAEQDNITDISQIKLEKPPQKSPAKIKDPLQDDSPAVLSTESVQVNLERSLSRSMNESTGSASNNMAVIEPKPLRNVELPIATVEPIRQGFINGDIIVTLLPVNSRFPWVTPAVFRPELVPEELMAQGLTLTVEEYVQAMELLVNDVRFTLYNICYKRVLVIWISLAFIVLLGLLFSGTNGLTLFGLGIGWLVLNAAAIFMSMYVKFKLQRNLERCLAHVNKQLLRHKIVLALDDRGKISCHKVNLCFIYLDSAPCIAHLQTSIEQQERDPSNGWEQRMDITANDIVIQGSRTTRLSRKQERSTLLYIRYVSRWGRDRVRGLLQSPPAVGGRHCPSQTCPCQFIEEHLHCKPQGRKNPWDICFYHADNTDTIYAE, encoded by the exons ATGAGTGAGTCGAACAAAATCGGAGAGGGCCATGGAAGCAGTGTGGCTCCAGTGCCAGAACCGGCTCTGAAAACTTGGGTAAAATTTGATGATGAAACTGCTAAATCAAAACCTACAGCTACCAACACTGCTGAACAAGACAATATCACTGatatttctcaaattaaaCTTGAGAAACCTCCTCAGAAATCTCCAGCAAAGATTAAAGATCCCTTGCAAGATGACTCGCCTGCTGTTTTGTCTACTGAGAGTGTTCAGGTCAATTTGGAGCGGAGCCTGAGCAGATCAATGAACGAAAGCACTGGGTCTGCTAGTAATAATATGGCAGTAATTGAGCCAAAACCTTTGCGAAATGTAGAATTACCCATTGCCACTGTCGAGCCTATTAGGCAAGGATTTA TCAATGGAGACATCATTGTAACTCTATTACCAGTGAATTCAAGGTTTCCTTGGGTCACTCCTGCAGTATTCCGTCCAGAATTAGTACCTGAGGAGTTGATGGCTCAGGGACTTACA ttaacaGTAGAAGAATACGTCCAAGCCATGGAGCTCCTCGTAAACGACGTCCGAttcaccctgtacaatatttGCTACAAACGAGTATTGGTAATCTGGATAAGCCTGGCATTTATAGTCCTTTTAGGCCTTTTATTCTCCGGCACCAACGGCCTCACTTTGTTCGGCCTGGGCATTGGTTGGCTGGTCCTAAACGCTGCTGCTATATTCATGTCCATGTACGTCAAGTTTAAGCTGCAACGCAATTTGGAGAG GTGCTTGGCCCATGTCAACAAGCAGCTTTTGAGGCACAAAATCGTCCTAGCCCTGGATGATAGAGGAAAAATTTCGTGCCACAAAGTGAATCTCTGCTTCATATACTTGGATTCTGCCCCATGCATCGCACATTTGCAGACTAGCATTGAGCAACAGGAGCGAGATCCTTCGAATGGGTGGGAGCAGAGGATGGATATTACTGCTAATGATATTGTAATTCAGGGTAGCAGGACTACGAGATTGTCTAGGAAGCAG GAACGTTCCACTCTTCTGTATATTCGCTACGTCTCGCGGTGGGGGCGTGACCGGGTGCGGGGGTTGCTGCAAAGTCCCCCCGCAGTCGGTGGCCGCCACTGCCCCTCTCAAACATGCCCCTGTCAGTTTATAGAGGAGCATCTGCACTGCAAGCCTCAAg GGCGCAAAAATCCTTGGGACATATGCTTCTATCATGCAGATAACACAGACACTATTTATGCAGAATAA
- the LOC136420161 gene encoding uncharacterized protein isoform X1, translating to MSESNKIGEGHGSSVAPVPEPALKTWVKFDDETAKSKPTATNTAEQDNITDISQIKLEKPPQKSPAKIKDPLQDDSPAVLSTESVQVNLERSLSRSMNESTGSASNNMAVIEPKPLRNVELPIATVEPIRQGFINGDIIVTLLPVNSRFPWVTPAVFRPELVPEELMAQGLTLTVEEYVQAMELLVNDVRFTLYNICYKRVLVIWISLAFIVLLGLLFSGTNGLTLFGLGIGWLVLNAAAIFMSMYVKFKLQRNLERCLAHVNKQLLRHKIVLALDDRGKISCHKVNLCFIYLDSAPCIAHLQTSIEQQERDPSNGWEQRMDITANDIVIQGSRTTRLSRKQERSTLLYIRYVSRWGRDRVRGLLQSPPAVGGRHCPSQTCPCQFIEEHLHCKPQGKFNFKSFFYLPDQHTPSLFGDRSSSQVEGDNNRSRCRVQ from the exons ATGAGTGAGTCGAACAAAATCGGAGAGGGCCATGGAAGCAGTGTGGCTCCAGTGCCAGAACCGGCTCTGAAAACTTGGGTAAAATTTGATGATGAAACTGCTAAATCAAAACCTACAGCTACCAACACTGCTGAACAAGACAATATCACTGatatttctcaaattaaaCTTGAGAAACCTCCTCAGAAATCTCCAGCAAAGATTAAAGATCCCTTGCAAGATGACTCGCCTGCTGTTTTGTCTACTGAGAGTGTTCAGGTCAATTTGGAGCGGAGCCTGAGCAGATCAATGAACGAAAGCACTGGGTCTGCTAGTAATAATATGGCAGTAATTGAGCCAAAACCTTTGCGAAATGTAGAATTACCCATTGCCACTGTCGAGCCTATTAGGCAAGGATTTA TCAATGGAGACATCATTGTAACTCTATTACCAGTGAATTCAAGGTTTCCTTGGGTCACTCCTGCAGTATTCCGTCCAGAATTAGTACCTGAGGAGTTGATGGCTCAGGGACTTACA ttaacaGTAGAAGAATACGTCCAAGCCATGGAGCTCCTCGTAAACGACGTCCGAttcaccctgtacaatatttGCTACAAACGAGTATTGGTAATCTGGATAAGCCTGGCATTTATAGTCCTTTTAGGCCTTTTATTCTCCGGCACCAACGGCCTCACTTTGTTCGGCCTGGGCATTGGTTGGCTGGTCCTAAACGCTGCTGCTATATTCATGTCCATGTACGTCAAGTTTAAGCTGCAACGCAATTTGGAGAG GTGCTTGGCCCATGTCAACAAGCAGCTTTTGAGGCACAAAATCGTCCTAGCCCTGGATGATAGAGGAAAAATTTCGTGCCACAAAGTGAATCTCTGCTTCATATACTTGGATTCTGCCCCATGCATCGCACATTTGCAGACTAGCATTGAGCAACAGGAGCGAGATCCTTCGAATGGGTGGGAGCAGAGGATGGATATTACTGCTAATGATATTGTAATTCAGGGTAGCAGGACTACGAGATTGTCTAGGAAGCAG GAACGTTCCACTCTTCTGTATATTCGCTACGTCTCGCGGTGGGGGCGTGACCGGGTGCGGGGGTTGCTGCAAAGTCCCCCCGCAGTCGGTGGCCGCCACTGCCCCTCTCAAACATGCCCCTGTCAGTTTATAGAGGAGCATCTGCACTGCAAGCCTCAAggcaagtttaattttaagtcatttttttaCCTTCCAGACCAGCATACTCCTTCTCTTTTCGGTGATCGTTCATCGTCACAGGTGGAGGGTGACAATAATCGGTCTAGGTGTCGTGTGCAATAA
- the LOC136420161 gene encoding uncharacterized protein isoform X2 yields MSESNKIGEGHGSSVAPVPEPALKTWVKFDDETAKSKPTATNTAEQDNITDISQIKLEKPPQKSPAKIKDPLQDDSPAVLSTESVQVNLERSLSRSMNESTGSASNNMAVIEPKPLRNVELPIATVEPIRQGFINGDIIVTLLPVNSRFPWVTPAVFRPELVPEELMAQGLTLTVEEYVQAMELLVNDVRFTLYNICYKRVLVIWISLAFIVLLGLLFSGTNGLTLFGLGIGWLVLNAAAIFMSMYVKFKLQRNLERCLAHVNKQLLRHKIVLALDDRGKISCHKVNLCFIYLDSAPCIAHLQTSIEQQERDPSNGWEQRMDITANDIVIQGSRTTRLSRKQERSTLLYIRYVSRWGRDRVRGLLQSPPAVGGRHCPSQTCPCQFIEEHLHCKPQGSCCLYFSEGNVQSELWASMNLPRLPSHA; encoded by the exons ATGAGTGAGTCGAACAAAATCGGAGAGGGCCATGGAAGCAGTGTGGCTCCAGTGCCAGAACCGGCTCTGAAAACTTGGGTAAAATTTGATGATGAAACTGCTAAATCAAAACCTACAGCTACCAACACTGCTGAACAAGACAATATCACTGatatttctcaaattaaaCTTGAGAAACCTCCTCAGAAATCTCCAGCAAAGATTAAAGATCCCTTGCAAGATGACTCGCCTGCTGTTTTGTCTACTGAGAGTGTTCAGGTCAATTTGGAGCGGAGCCTGAGCAGATCAATGAACGAAAGCACTGGGTCTGCTAGTAATAATATGGCAGTAATTGAGCCAAAACCTTTGCGAAATGTAGAATTACCCATTGCCACTGTCGAGCCTATTAGGCAAGGATTTA TCAATGGAGACATCATTGTAACTCTATTACCAGTGAATTCAAGGTTTCCTTGGGTCACTCCTGCAGTATTCCGTCCAGAATTAGTACCTGAGGAGTTGATGGCTCAGGGACTTACA ttaacaGTAGAAGAATACGTCCAAGCCATGGAGCTCCTCGTAAACGACGTCCGAttcaccctgtacaatatttGCTACAAACGAGTATTGGTAATCTGGATAAGCCTGGCATTTATAGTCCTTTTAGGCCTTTTATTCTCCGGCACCAACGGCCTCACTTTGTTCGGCCTGGGCATTGGTTGGCTGGTCCTAAACGCTGCTGCTATATTCATGTCCATGTACGTCAAGTTTAAGCTGCAACGCAATTTGGAGAG GTGCTTGGCCCATGTCAACAAGCAGCTTTTGAGGCACAAAATCGTCCTAGCCCTGGATGATAGAGGAAAAATTTCGTGCCACAAAGTGAATCTCTGCTTCATATACTTGGATTCTGCCCCATGCATCGCACATTTGCAGACTAGCATTGAGCAACAGGAGCGAGATCCTTCGAATGGGTGGGAGCAGAGGATGGATATTACTGCTAATGATATTGTAATTCAGGGTAGCAGGACTACGAGATTGTCTAGGAAGCAG GAACGTTCCACTCTTCTGTATATTCGCTACGTCTCGCGGTGGGGGCGTGACCGGGTGCGGGGGTTGCTGCAAAGTCCCCCCGCAGTCGGTGGCCGCCACTGCCCCTCTCAAACATGCCCCTGTCAGTTTATAGAGGAGCATCTGCACTGCAAGCCTCAAg GTTCATGTTGTTTGTACTTTTCTGAAGGCAATGTTCAGTCCGAGTTATGGGCCTCAATGAACCTCCCAAGGCTTCCATCGCACGCttaa
- the LOC136420161 gene encoding uncharacterized protein isoform X3 yields the protein MSESNKIGEGHGSSVAPVPEPALKTWVKFDDETAKSKPTATNTAEQDNITDISQIKLEKPPQKSPAKIKDPLQDDSPAVLSTESVQVNLERSLSRSMNESTGSASNNMAVIEPKPLRNVELPIATVEPIRQGFINGDIIVTLLPVNSRFPWVTPAVFRPELVPEELMAQGLTLTVEEYVQAMELLVNDVRFTLYNICYKRVLVIWISLAFIVLLGLLFSGTNGLTLFGLGIGWLVLNAAAIFMSMYVKFKLQRNLERCLAHVNKQLLRHKIVLALDDRGKISCHKVNLCFIYLDSAPCIAHLQTSIEQQERDPSNGWEQRMDITANDIVIQGSRTTRLSRKQGRSEQLYLRYIQRWGKDFLRRRLDWTIDEVLGNPANPRHVQSGLCPCQYVQDILANKMTPLDDQRDCCPIWSRFMARLGIY from the exons ATGAGTGAGTCGAACAAAATCGGAGAGGGCCATGGAAGCAGTGTGGCTCCAGTGCCAGAACCGGCTCTGAAAACTTGGGTAAAATTTGATGATGAAACTGCTAAATCAAAACCTACAGCTACCAACACTGCTGAACAAGACAATATCACTGatatttctcaaattaaaCTTGAGAAACCTCCTCAGAAATCTCCAGCAAAGATTAAAGATCCCTTGCAAGATGACTCGCCTGCTGTTTTGTCTACTGAGAGTGTTCAGGTCAATTTGGAGCGGAGCCTGAGCAGATCAATGAACGAAAGCACTGGGTCTGCTAGTAATAATATGGCAGTAATTGAGCCAAAACCTTTGCGAAATGTAGAATTACCCATTGCCACTGTCGAGCCTATTAGGCAAGGATTTA TCAATGGAGACATCATTGTAACTCTATTACCAGTGAATTCAAGGTTTCCTTGGGTCACTCCTGCAGTATTCCGTCCAGAATTAGTACCTGAGGAGTTGATGGCTCAGGGACTTACA ttaacaGTAGAAGAATACGTCCAAGCCATGGAGCTCCTCGTAAACGACGTCCGAttcaccctgtacaatatttGCTACAAACGAGTATTGGTAATCTGGATAAGCCTGGCATTTATAGTCCTTTTAGGCCTTTTATTCTCCGGCACCAACGGCCTCACTTTGTTCGGCCTGGGCATTGGTTGGCTGGTCCTAAACGCTGCTGCTATATTCATGTCCATGTACGTCAAGTTTAAGCTGCAACGCAATTTGGAGAG GTGCTTGGCCCATGTCAACAAGCAGCTTTTGAGGCACAAAATCGTCCTAGCCCTGGATGATAGAGGAAAAATTTCGTGCCACAAAGTGAATCTCTGCTTCATATACTTGGATTCTGCCCCATGCATCGCACATTTGCAGACTAGCATTGAGCAACAGGAGCGAGATCCTTCGAATGGGTGGGAGCAGAGGATGGATATTACTGCTAATGATATTGTAATTCAGGGTAGCAGGACTACGAGATTGTCTAGGAAGCAG GGTCGTTCTGAACAACTGTATTTGCGCTACATTCAAAGATGGGGCAAGGACTTTTTGCGCCGAAGGCTGGATTGGACCATAGACGAAGTGCTGGGCAATCCGGCTAATCCCCGGCACGTACAAAGTGGCCTGTGCCCTTGCCAGTACGTTCAGGACATTTTGGCCAACAAAATGACCCCTTTGGACGACCAGAGGGACTGTTGCCCCATTTGGTCCAGGTTTATGGCCCGGCTGGGGATTTATTGA